The DNA sequence AAATGAACCACGAAAATATGCGCCAGCTCGTTGGTCATGCCGCCTGAGGAATAAAAATCGCCGACAAGTTCCAAACGCACCGACTGCTCGTCTTTCGGCGTCACGCCGGTTTCCTCCCGCAGCTCACGCAGCGCAGAGGTTTCGGGCTTTTCGCCGTCTTCCATCAACCCTGCCGGGAAACCGTACGTGAACCTGTCGGGTCCGACACGGTACTCACGCTCCAGCAGATATTTGTCTTGAACCTCATCGTGAACCAACATCACCACGGCCTGCGGATGGACCAGAATCTGCCTGCGGACAGGCACTTCCCTGCCGTCGGTTTTCGCGAGCGCCAACTGGCGGTCATCAATATGGAAGATGGCCCCGCGATAGACGGTCTCACTGGAAATCAAACGCACGGGTGCTTCCATGTCAACGCCGTCAGTCGAATCTTGCAGCCGCTTATTGACCTCGGCACGAATACGCTCCATCGCTTCTAAACCCATATTCCCCAACTTCCCCTACTGCAGTCCTTGACCGCAACAAATTATCACACGCCGACATATTGTTTCCGGCTAATTTCAGATTCTTCTTATTCCAAGATTCAAAGTAAGTCGGATGACATAGCCTAATTGTCAGACGCCATATTCTCATTCACGAGCGTGAATTCGTCGCGCCCCAGCACCAGTTGCCAAGGATCGGTGACGATACCGATGCGCTTGGTCTCGGGACGGAAACCGGTGGTCTTCTCCACGATATCCGCAACATCATCAAGCGCGTATCTGAACCACATCGACTCGATGGCCGAATGTGGCGTGTTGATCAGCGCCGGTTTCATGGTCGTATGATTGAGCGCCGCCTCGTACCAAGCCTGCTGCAGCGCGTCCGTGGCAGGATGGTGGCGCAAATCACTGGTGACATAGACATCGGCACCCGATATACGCACATCATTAAAATTCGAATCACCGGAACCCGGTAACACGGCAATGCGCTGCACCTCGGCATCAAGATCACCCGCCACCTGAATGCCGTACTTGGTTTTCGGCACCTCGTCGGCCACACGCTGCGCAAACGCACGTAGCGTCATCGGTTCCTTCAAGGTACCAACCCGGCCCAAACCCACCGGACGACCATCGTCCTGGCCGGTGGTAACCAGCGGTTGTTGCTTGCGCAATCCGAACGCATCGGCGGCGGCCTGGGCGACCCCGCGGTAGGCGACATCGGCGTTGGTGTGGCCGACCCACAGCCCGCAGTGTGCCCGATACAGTTTCCCGGTGATGGCGCCATGCACCCCGTAGCCCGAAACCTCGTGCACCGCACGGAAGAAGAGCGGGTGGTGGCAGACAAGCAGGTCAGCGCCCATCGCAATGGCCTTGTCGACCACGGCCATGGTCGGGTCGGCGGCGAAAACGATTTTGCCGACGGCATCGTTCAAATCGCCGACGATCAGCCCGGGATGATCCCAATCCTCGGCGAATTCGAGCGGGTAAAGCTGCTCCAACGCTCCGGCGACCTGCCTGAGATTCGGTTTCTGACCAGTCATATTGTCCTCCGTTTGTTGCTTCTTATCGCTGATATCGTTTATAACGTTTTCGTGCCAAACACGTCAGTTCGCACCGACATCACCCGGATTGACGGCCGGTATCAGTGCGCGGCGGCCTGCCAGTCGGAGCCGATGCCGATGGAAACATCCAGCGGCACGGCCAGGTCGACGGCGTGCTCCATGGCGTCACGCACCAAAACGCTGACCTGCTCGCTCTCTCCCGGCGCGACTTCCAGCACGAGTTCATCGTGAATCTGCAGGATGACGCGGCTCTTGACACCAGCCTTGCGCAGCGCATAGTCGGCGCGAATCATCGCGATCTTCATGATGTCGGCTGCCGAGCCCTGAATCGGCGCATTGAGCGCGCCACGTTCGGCGGCGTCCCGCACCTGACGACGCTGGGATTTGAGTCCCGGGAAGTAGCGTCGGCGTCCGAACATCGTCTCCGTATAGCCTTTTTCACGGGCGGTGGCGACCAGCGACTCCAGATAATCGTGCACCTTACCAAACGTGGCGAAATACTTGGTTTTCAGGACGTCCGCCTCAGCCGGGCTGATCTTAAGCTGCTGCGAAAGCCCATACGTGCTCAACCCGTAGGCAAGCCCGTAGCTCATCGCCTTGACGTGGCTGCGCTGGTCGGAAGTGATCTCATCCATTGGAATGTCATACACAAGGCTGGCCACGTAGCGATGGAAGTCCGCACCTGACTTGAACGCCTCGATCAACGATTCGTCGCCGGAAAGGTCGGCCATGATGCGCAGCTCAACCTGCGAGTAATCGCAGCTCAGCAACGATTCGAAGCCCTCACCCGGCACGAACGCGGAGCGGATCTCGCGGCCGGTGGCGTTGCGGTTGGGGATGTTCTGCAGATTCGGATCGACCGAACTCAGGCGTCCGGTGGCCGCGACGGTCTGCTCGAAGGTCGTGTGGATCCTGCCGTCCTTGCGGTTGGTGGAGTCCAGCAGCGTCTGCGCGATCTGCTTGAGCTTATTGGTCTCGCGGTGGCGCAGCAGCGCCCCGATGAAATTGCTCGCCTGCTCGTCTTGTGCGTACTTGACATACAGATCCTGCAATGTGGCAGCGTTGGTGGTGTATGAACCGGACTTGGTCTTCCGCGAAGGTTTGAGTCCCATTTCGTCGAACAGTACCGTCTGAAGCTGTTTGGGACTTTGCAGGTTGAGCTCGTGTCCGGCGGCGTCGAAGGCGATCTGCTGGGCCTGATCGGCATCGGCCGCGAATCCGTCAAGCAGCTCGTGCAACCGTCCCATATCGACCTTTGCACCTGCGTCTTCAATGCCATAAAGCACCTGCGAGACCGGCAATTCGATGGATCGCAGCAGCCCGTA is a window from the Bifidobacterium sp. ESL0745 genome containing:
- a CDS encoding Nif3-like dinuclear metal center hexameric protein produces the protein MTGQKPNLRQVAGALEQLYPLEFAEDWDHPGLIVGDLNDAVGKIVFAADPTMAVVDKAIAMGADLLVCHHPLFFRAVHEVSGYGVHGAITGKLYRAHCGLWVGHTNADVAYRGVAQAAADAFGLRKQQPLVTTGQDDGRPVGLGRVGTLKEPMTLRAFAQRVADEVPKTKYGIQVAGDLDAEVQRIAVLPGSGDSNFNDVRISGADVYVTSDLRHHPATDALQQAWYEAALNHTTMKPALINTPHSAIESMWFRYALDDVADIVEKTTGFRPETKRIGIVTDPWQLVLGRDEFTLVNENMASDN
- a CDS encoding NUDIX hydrolase gives rise to the protein MGLEAMERIRAEVNKRLQDSTDGVDMEAPVRLISSETVYRGAIFHIDDRQLALAKTDGREVPVRRQILVHPQAVVMLVHDEVQDKYLLEREYRVGPDRFTYGFPAGLMEDGEKPETSALRELREETGVTPKDEQSVRLELVGDFYSSGGMTNELAHIFVVHLSSWTQEPRRFDKDEHVQSTWVTWQELTGIGIQAADSTIAIQHEQIRRLHERLAAKD